The proteins below are encoded in one region of Geomonas ferrireducens:
- a CDS encoding citrate (Si)-synthase: MTQLKEKLFEKIQAHRPRITKLTKEFGSVIIDKVDIGQCIGGARDIRSLVTDISYLDPQEGIRFRGKTIPETFEALPKAAGSEYPTVESFWYFLLTGEVPTLEQVAAVEAEFKTRQVVPEYVYTVVRSLPRDSHPMVMLSVGIMAMQKESKFAAFYSGGKFNKMDAWEYVYEDASDIVARIPVLAAFIYNLKYRGDKQIAIDPKLDLGANFAHMIGQSEQYKDVARMYFILHSDHESGNVSAHTTHLVHSALSDPYYAYAAGLNGLAGPLHGLANQEVLGWIMEFQKKLNGAEPTKENVTKALWDTLNAGQVVPGYGHAVLRKTDPRYTAQREFCLKTPGLKDDSLFKLVAMIFETAPGVLTEHGKTKNPWPNVDAQSGVIQWYYGLKEWDFYTVLFGVGRALGCMANITWDRGLGYAIERPKSVTTDMLEKWAAEGGRKM, from the coding sequence ATGACGCAATTGAAAGAGAAGTTGTTTGAGAAGATCCAGGCACACCGCCCCCGTATCACCAAGCTGACCAAAGAGTTCGGCTCCGTCATCATCGACAAGGTGGACATCGGCCAGTGCATCGGCGGCGCCCGCGACATCAGGTCGCTCGTCACCGACATCTCCTACCTCGACCCGCAGGAAGGCATCCGTTTCCGCGGCAAGACCATCCCCGAGACCTTCGAAGCACTGCCGAAGGCGGCAGGCTCCGAGTACCCGACGGTCGAGTCCTTCTGGTACTTCCTGCTGACCGGCGAGGTTCCGACCCTGGAGCAGGTTGCCGCCGTTGAGGCCGAGTTCAAGACCCGTCAGGTGGTGCCCGAGTACGTGTACACCGTCGTGCGCTCGCTGCCCAGAGACAGCCACCCGATGGTCATGCTCTCCGTCGGCATCATGGCCATGCAGAAGGAGTCCAAGTTCGCTGCCTTCTACAGCGGCGGCAAGTTCAACAAGATGGATGCCTGGGAGTACGTCTACGAGGATGCAAGCGACATCGTCGCACGTATCCCGGTTCTCGCAGCCTTCATCTACAACCTGAAGTATCGCGGTGACAAGCAGATCGCCATCGATCCGAAACTCGACCTGGGCGCCAACTTCGCCCACATGATCGGTCAGAGCGAGCAGTACAAGGACGTGGCAAGGATGTACTTCATCCTCCACTCCGACCACGAGTCCGGCAACGTCTCGGCTCACACCACCCACCTGGTGCACTCCGCTCTCTCCGACCCGTACTACGCGTACGCCGCCGGCCTGAACGGCCTTGCCGGTCCGCTGCACGGCCTTGCCAACCAGGAAGTTCTCGGCTGGATCATGGAGTTCCAGAAGAAACTCAACGGCGCCGAGCCGACCAAAGAGAACGTCACCAAGGCTCTCTGGGATACCCTCAACGCAGGCCAGGTTGTTCCGGGCTACGGCCACGCCGTTCTCAGGAAGACCGACCCGCGCTACACCGCGCAGCGTGAGTTCTGCCTCAAGACTCCGGGCCTCAAGGACGACTCGCTGTTCAAACTGGTCGCCATGATCTTCGAGACCGCCCCGGGCGTTCTCACCGAGCACGGCAAGACCAAGAACCCCTGGCCGAACGTCGATGCGCAGTCCGGCGTCATCCAGTGGTACTACGGCCTCAAGGAGTGGGACTTCTACACCGTTCTGTTCGGTGTTGGTCGTGCCCTTGGCTGCATGGCGAACATCACCTGGGACCGCGGCCTTGGTTACGCGATCGAGCGTCCGAAGTCCGTTACCACCGACATGCTCGAGAAGTGGGCTGCAGAGGGCGGCAGGAAGATGTAA
- a CDS encoding M24 family metallopeptidase, giving the protein MRLTPKNELEYRYRKLQVEMAAAGMDAVLMVQNADLFYFTGTVQAGVLYLPVSGKPIYLVRRDFMRARMESALENVVPLPSLDRLPSLIAEHGGCAPQRLGLELDVLPVNLYHRYLSLFPDAKPMDATPLIRRVRMCKTHYEIHILQDAAGQADKAYRRAREVIREGMSEVDLAAELEHVMRVEGHQGYVRMRAFNGEISGVQVLSGADAAAPACTNTALGGMGLTPAFGHGASYNRIRRDEAVVVDFASCFDGYLVDQTRIFAIGSVSDRMRKGYEDMLRIEELMMEMAVEGASWGCIYRACLERAHAMGYADAFMGTPGCQISFIGHGLGIEIDEYPFIARGFDEETLEVGMAFAFEPKLVFPGEGAVGIENSFYLSEQGLKRLTFSNQELVLL; this is encoded by the coding sequence ATGCGGCTTACGCCGAAGAACGAACTGGAATACCGTTACAGGAAACTGCAAGTCGAGATGGCGGCCGCGGGCATGGACGCGGTCCTCATGGTGCAAAACGCCGACCTTTTCTATTTCACCGGTACCGTTCAGGCCGGTGTCCTCTACCTTCCCGTCTCAGGAAAACCGATCTACCTCGTGCGCCGGGACTTCATGCGCGCACGCATGGAGAGCGCCCTGGAAAATGTGGTGCCGCTTCCCTCGCTGGACCGGCTCCCCTCCCTGATCGCCGAGCACGGCGGTTGTGCGCCGCAGCGTCTGGGTCTTGAACTCGACGTCCTGCCGGTCAATCTCTACCACAGATACCTTTCACTTTTCCCCGACGCAAAGCCCATGGACGCCACGCCTCTCATCCGGCGCGTGCGCATGTGCAAGACCCACTACGAGATCCACATTCTGCAGGACGCGGCCGGTCAGGCCGACAAGGCTTACCGTCGCGCGCGGGAGGTGATCCGCGAGGGTATGAGCGAGGTTGATCTCGCCGCCGAGCTGGAACATGTCATGCGCGTCGAGGGACACCAGGGGTATGTAAGGATGCGGGCCTTCAACGGGGAGATCTCCGGCGTACAGGTCCTCTCCGGTGCCGATGCCGCCGCTCCCGCCTGCACCAATACTGCCTTGGGCGGCATGGGGCTTACCCCGGCGTTCGGCCACGGCGCGAGCTACAACAGGATTCGGCGCGACGAAGCGGTGGTGGTGGATTTCGCAAGTTGTTTTGACGGCTACCTGGTGGATCAGACCAGGATCTTCGCTATCGGTTCCGTTTCGGACCGGATGCGGAAGGGGTACGAGGACATGCTCCGCATCGAGGAACTGATGATGGAGATGGCCGTCGAGGGCGCCAGTTGGGGCTGTATCTATCGCGCCTGTCTTGAGCGTGCCCATGCCATGGGATACGCCGACGCGTTCATGGGCACCCCGGGCTGCCAGATATCATTCATCGGGCACGGTCTCGGCATCGAGATCGACGAATATCCGTTCATCGCCAGAGGGTTCGATGAGGAAACCCTGGAGGTGGGGATGGCCTTCGCCTTTGAGCCGAAACTGGTGTTTCCCGGGGAGGGCGCCGTTGGCATAGAAAATTCCTTTTATCTGTCAGAACAGGGGCTTAAACGACTCACTTTCTCAAATCAGGAACTGGTACTGCTCTAG
- a CDS encoding AMP-binding protein, producing the protein MTQEINLTVGALLDDIAGKFPDNEALIYVERGLRYTWREFNERCRQVAKGLLRLGVKKGDHLAIWAYNVPEWVTLQFATAKIGAVLVTVNTSYKSAELEYLLRQSDSRVLFMVQGFKDTNYVETLSSVVPELATSKPGELSNATLPCLQHVVFIGDGAPDGMINFEKIVELGRDVSDAELAAVEATLHVNEVINMQYTSGTTGFPKGVMLTHHNVINNGFNIGECMRFTENDRLCIPVPFFHCFGCVLGVMACVTHGTTMVPVEIFDPLKVLQAIEKERCTAVHGVPTMFIAELEHPRFQEFDLTSLRTGIMAGSNCPIEVMRRVIRDMHASEITIAYGQTESSPVITQTRTDDPIELKVSTVGRVLPNVELKIVDIETSAELPPGKQGELCTRGYLVMKGYYKMPEETAKAIDTDGWLHTGDLAVMDENGYCKITGRIKNMIIRGGENIYPREVEEFLYTHPKISDIQVYGVPDRKYGEQVMAAVVLKQGCEMTEEEVKEFCRGRIANYKIPKYVRFVDSYPMTASGKIQKFKLREMAIRELQLEENV; encoded by the coding sequence ATGACGCAAGAGATCAATCTGACAGTCGGAGCTTTGCTGGACGACATAGCGGGCAAATTTCCCGACAACGAGGCGCTGATCTACGTCGAGCGCGGCCTGCGCTACACCTGGCGCGAGTTTAATGAGCGCTGTCGCCAAGTGGCGAAGGGGCTTTTGCGCTTAGGGGTGAAAAAGGGCGATCACCTGGCGATCTGGGCCTACAACGTCCCTGAGTGGGTGACCCTGCAGTTCGCCACCGCGAAAATCGGGGCGGTGCTCGTTACCGTCAATACAAGCTATAAGTCCGCCGAGCTCGAGTACCTCCTTCGGCAGTCCGACTCGCGCGTTCTTTTCATGGTGCAGGGGTTCAAGGATACCAACTACGTCGAAACGCTGTCGAGCGTGGTTCCGGAGCTTGCGACGAGCAAGCCCGGTGAGCTTTCAAACGCGACACTTCCCTGTCTGCAGCACGTCGTCTTCATTGGGGATGGAGCCCCTGACGGGATGATCAACTTCGAGAAGATCGTCGAGCTGGGGCGCGATGTGTCAGACGCCGAACTCGCGGCCGTGGAGGCAACCCTGCACGTGAACGAGGTGATCAACATGCAGTACACCTCGGGCACCACCGGTTTCCCGAAGGGGGTGATGCTGACCCACCACAACGTGATCAACAACGGCTTCAACATCGGTGAGTGCATGCGCTTCACCGAAAATGACCGCCTCTGCATCCCTGTTCCCTTCTTCCACTGCTTCGGCTGCGTTTTAGGGGTCATGGCCTGCGTCACCCACGGCACTACCATGGTCCCGGTGGAGATCTTCGACCCCCTGAAAGTGCTGCAGGCGATTGAGAAGGAGCGCTGCACCGCGGTGCATGGCGTTCCGACCATGTTCATCGCCGAACTCGAACACCCTCGTTTCCAGGAGTTCGATCTCACCTCGCTTAGGACCGGCATCATGGCCGGCTCCAACTGCCCGATCGAGGTGATGCGCCGCGTCATCCGCGATATGCACGCAAGCGAAATCACCATTGCCTACGGTCAGACCGAATCGTCGCCGGTCATCACCCAGACCCGCACCGATGACCCGATCGAGCTTAAGGTCTCCACCGTCGGCAGGGTGCTTCCCAACGTGGAGCTGAAGATCGTCGACATCGAAACCAGCGCGGAACTCCCGCCGGGCAAGCAGGGCGAACTCTGCACCCGGGGATACCTGGTCATGAAGGGGTATTACAAGATGCCCGAAGAGACCGCGAAGGCGATCGACACGGATGGCTGGCTCCACACCGGGGACCTCGCGGTCATGGACGAAAACGGCTACTGCAAGATCACCGGGCGGATCAAGAACATGATCATCCGCGGCGGCGAAAACATCTATCCCCGGGAGGTCGAGGAGTTCCTTTACACCCATCCGAAGATCTCTGACATCCAGGTCTACGGCGTGCCGGACCGAAAGTACGGCGAGCAGGTCATGGCGGCCGTGGTGCTCAAGCAGGGGTGCGAGATGACCGAGGAAGAGGTGAAGGAATTCTGCCGCGGTAGGATCGCCAACTACAAGATTCCGAAATACGTTCGCTTCGTCGACTCCTATCCCATGACGGCAAGCGGCAAGATCCAGAAATTCAAGCTGCGCGAAATGGCGATACGCGAACTGCAGCTTGAGGAAAATGTCTGA
- the mtnP gene encoding S-methyl-5'-thioadenosine phosphorylase — MANEVIGVIGGSGLYEMEGMTGVSQVTVDTPFGRPSDEYVTGTLDGVQMVFLPRHGKGHRFTPSEVNYRANVYGMKKLGVTRIISVSAVGSLKEEIVPGHIVVPDQFIDRTRGFRKDSFFGNGVVGHVQFADPVCGELSDILYRAAGEVGATVHKGGCYVCMEGPAFSTRAESHLYRSFGASIIGMTNLTEAKLAREAEICYGVIALSTDYDCWHESHDDVSVEAIIEIIKNNVATAKKIIRQAVAQVAAGRGCACGEALKYAVISDTSVIPVETRENLELILGKYL, encoded by the coding sequence ATGGCTAACGAAGTAATCGGTGTGATCGGCGGCAGCGGACTGTACGAGATGGAAGGGATGACCGGGGTGAGCCAGGTCACCGTGGATACCCCGTTCGGCAGGCCCAGCGACGAGTACGTCACCGGTACCCTTGACGGCGTACAGATGGTCTTCCTGCCGCGCCATGGCAAGGGGCACCGCTTCACCCCCTCCGAGGTGAACTACCGCGCCAACGTCTACGGCATGAAGAAGCTCGGCGTCACCCGCATCATCTCCGTCTCGGCGGTGGGGAGCCTGAAGGAGGAGATCGTCCCCGGGCACATCGTCGTCCCGGACCAGTTCATCGACCGCACCCGCGGTTTCCGTAAGGACTCCTTCTTCGGCAACGGCGTGGTCGGCCACGTCCAGTTCGCGGACCCCGTCTGCGGCGAACTCTCCGACATCCTGTACCGGGCGGCCGGTGAGGTGGGGGCTACCGTGCACAAGGGGGGATGCTACGTCTGCATGGAGGGACCGGCCTTCTCCACCCGCGCCGAGTCGCACCTGTACCGCTCCTTCGGCGCTTCCATCATCGGCATGACGAACCTGACCGAGGCGAAGCTCGCCCGCGAGGCCGAGATCTGCTACGGCGTCATAGCCCTCTCCACCGATTACGACTGCTGGCACGAGTCCCACGACGACGTCTCGGTGGAGGCTATCATCGAGATCATCAAGAACAACGTGGCCACCGCGAAAAAGATCATCCGCCAGGCGGTGGCGCAGGTTGCCGCCGGCCGCGGCTGTGCCTGCGGCGAGGCGCTCAAGTACGCGGTGATCAGCGATACCTCGGTCATCCCCGTCGAGACCCGCGAAAACCTCGAGCTCATCCTCGGGAAATACCTGTAG
- a CDS encoding PfkB family carbohydrate kinase, translated as MSILVVGSVALDSVETPFGVRDRVLGGSATYFATSASFFTDVNLVAVVGEDFPEEHTRFLSSRNIDLTGLSRVPGETFHWKGRYGYDLNEAQTLETHLNVFESFKPVIPEAYADAQYLILANIDPELQMEVLNQVKSPRVVACDTMNFWISSKPEALKKVISRVDFLIINEGEARQLSGEANLVKAARAIIGLGVKNLIVKRGEYGVLMFNGHSVFAAPAFPLEEVFDPTGAGDTFAGGFMGYLANTGNLSEEGIRQAVIFGSVMASFNVEDFSLERLKTLSYPEIEARYRSFKNMTHFQGVGEL; from the coding sequence ATGAGCATACTTGTCGTAGGCTCCGTCGCACTTGATTCCGTAGAGACCCCGTTCGGGGTAAGAGACCGCGTCCTTGGGGGCTCCGCCACCTATTTCGCCACTTCCGCCAGCTTCTTCACCGACGTGAACCTCGTGGCCGTGGTCGGGGAGGACTTCCCTGAGGAGCACACCCGCTTTCTCTCCTCGCGCAACATCGATCTTACCGGCCTCTCCCGGGTCCCCGGCGAAACCTTCCACTGGAAGGGGCGCTACGGCTACGACCTGAACGAGGCGCAGACCCTGGAAACCCACCTGAACGTGTTCGAGAGCTTCAAGCCGGTGATCCCCGAAGCTTATGCGGACGCGCAGTACCTGATCCTCGCCAACATCGATCCCGAGCTGCAGATGGAGGTGCTGAACCAGGTGAAGAGCCCGCGCGTGGTCGCCTGCGACACCATGAACTTCTGGATCTCCTCGAAGCCTGAGGCGCTCAAAAAGGTGATCAGCCGCGTCGACTTCCTGATCATCAACGAGGGGGAGGCACGCCAGCTCTCCGGCGAGGCGAACCTGGTAAAGGCCGCCCGCGCCATCATAGGCCTCGGCGTGAAGAACCTCATCGTGAAGCGCGGCGAGTACGGGGTGCTCATGTTCAACGGGCACTCGGTCTTTGCCGCCCCCGCGTTCCCGCTCGAGGAGGTCTTCGACCCGACCGGCGCAGGCGACACCTTCGCCGGCGGTTTCATGGGGTATCTCGCCAACACCGGTAACCTCTCCGAGGAGGGGATCCGTCAGGCCGTCATCTTCGGCTCGGTGATGGCCTCCTTCAACGTGGAGGACTTCAGCCTCGAACGTCTGAAGACCCTCAGCTACCCCGAGATCGAGGCGCGTTACCGCAGCTTCAAGAACATGACCCATTTTCAGGGCGTAGGTGAGCTGTAG
- the amrA gene encoding AmmeMemoRadiSam system protein A, producing the protein MNETLNSSDKKLLLHLAREAVTSTVQTGKLKMQMVTGERLLAPQGCFVTIKKQGALRGCIGNFTSDKPLYQLVQEMAASAATRDPRFYPMKEDDLAEFELEISVLSPLSKIESPEEVEVGKHGLYLEKNFSRGVLLPQVAVEHKWDRETFLMQTALKAGLKRDDWKEGADLYVFSAQVFAEQ; encoded by the coding sequence GTGAACGAAACGCTCAATTCCTCAGACAAGAAACTTCTTCTCCATCTGGCCCGCGAAGCGGTAACGTCTACGGTCCAGACCGGAAAACTCAAGATGCAGATGGTGACCGGGGAAAGGCTGCTGGCGCCCCAGGGGTGTTTCGTCACCATCAAGAAACAAGGGGCGCTTAGAGGTTGCATTGGCAACTTCACCTCAGACAAGCCCTTATATCAATTAGTCCAGGAGATGGCCGCCTCCGCAGCAACCAGGGATCCCCGTTTCTACCCGATGAAGGAGGACGACCTGGCTGAGTTCGAATTGGAGATATCGGTGCTCTCGCCCCTCAGCAAGATAGAGTCCCCCGAAGAGGTGGAGGTTGGCAAACACGGCCTGTATCTGGAGAAGAACTTTTCGCGCGGGGTGCTCCTGCCCCAGGTAGCAGTGGAGCACAAATGGGATCGCGAGACCTTCCTGATGCAGACGGCGCTGAAGGCCGGTCTGAAGAGAGACGACTGGAAAGAGGGAGCCGATCTTTACGTCTTTAGCGCCCAGGTGTTCGCAGAACAGTGA
- the rlmN gene encoding 23S rRNA (adenine(2503)-C(2))-methyltransferase RlmN: MEKTDIKNLTLQDLEAYISGLGKERFRAKQIFKWLYQMDAMSFDEMTNVSKEFRAVLQERAEISNLIPEAVEASADGTRKYLFRLKDGSAVESVLIPDEGRNTLCISSQVGCAMKCAFCLTGTFGLDRNLTTAEIVNQVCAVKREHPVNNIVFMGMGEPLHNLGGVIPAVKILTDPDGFQLSTRKVTVSTSGLVPEMAELGRGCTVNLAVSLNATTDEVRDQIMPINRRYPLKELLAACKAFPLPSRRWITMEYVMIRDLNDTLEDAKRLVRLISNIPSKVNLIPFNEHEGCGFRTPTQESIDRFHKYLLDKNVTVITRSSRGGDISAACGQLKGKLDKKDEAD, translated from the coding sequence ATGGAAAAGACCGATATCAAGAATTTGACCCTGCAGGATCTCGAGGCGTACATCTCGGGGCTCGGCAAGGAACGCTTCCGCGCGAAACAGATCTTCAAGTGGCTCTACCAGATGGATGCCATGAGCTTCGACGAGATGACCAACGTCTCCAAGGAGTTCAGGGCCGTTCTGCAAGAGCGTGCCGAGATCAGCAACCTCATCCCCGAGGCGGTCGAGGCTTCCGCGGACGGCACGAGGAAGTACCTCTTCCGTCTTAAGGACGGCTCCGCCGTGGAAAGCGTACTCATCCCGGACGAGGGGAGAAACACCCTGTGCATCTCCAGCCAGGTCGGCTGCGCCATGAAGTGCGCCTTCTGCCTGACCGGCACCTTCGGCCTTGACAGGAACCTGACCACCGCCGAGATCGTGAACCAGGTTTGCGCGGTGAAACGCGAACACCCGGTGAACAACATCGTCTTCATGGGGATGGGGGAGCCGCTGCACAACCTTGGCGGCGTCATCCCGGCGGTGAAGATCCTCACCGACCCGGACGGCTTCCAGCTCTCCACGCGCAAGGTGACCGTCTCCACCTCGGGGCTCGTCCCTGAGATGGCGGAGCTTGGACGCGGCTGCACGGTGAACCTTGCCGTCTCCCTGAACGCCACGACGGACGAGGTGCGGGACCAGATCATGCCGATCAACCGGCGTTACCCCCTGAAGGAGCTCCTGGCCGCCTGCAAGGCGTTCCCGCTTCCCTCCAGGCGCTGGATCACCATGGAGTACGTCATGATCCGGGACCTGAACGACACGCTGGAGGACGCGAAAAGGCTCGTGCGCCTGATCAGCAACATCCCCTCCAAGGTGAACCTGATCCCGTTCAACGAGCACGAGGGGTGCGGCTTCAGGACGCCGACCCAGGAGAGCATCGACCGGTTCCACAAGTACCTTTTGGACAAGAACGTCACCGTGATCACCCGCTCCAGCCGCGGTGGGGATATCTCCGCCGCCTGCGGGCAGTTGAAGGGGAAGTTGGATAAAAAGGACGAGGCAGACTAG
- a CDS encoding tetratricopeptide repeat protein, translated as MNRPTFFMLAVTVLLASGCALSQADRNLAVYHFQMGQSFYAESNFTGALKELTAAEKLTPKDPELLNLLGLAYFRKGHYDLAEEKFLKAVSLRKNFSDARNNLGVNYLEMKRWDDAINQFKVVQDDIFYQGQDNAAINLGLAYLGKGDYPHALEVLRGQVGKNGNDPRTRLNLGRVYFAMDKTELAVEEYQKALRLAPTYASAHYHMGLAQMKLKNAEAARNAFQDVVRLAPDSEIGQLSREYLDLLKVR; from the coding sequence ATGAATCGTCCCACGTTCTTCATGCTTGCCGTCACCGTCCTGCTCGCCTCGGGGTGCGCCCTGAGTCAGGCCGACAGGAACCTGGCCGTCTACCACTTCCAGATGGGGCAGTCCTTCTATGCCGAGAGCAACTTCACCGGCGCCCTGAAGGAGCTGACCGCCGCCGAGAAGCTCACGCCAAAAGACCCCGAACTTCTGAACCTTTTGGGGCTCGCCTATTTCCGCAAGGGACACTACGACCTCGCCGAGGAGAAGTTTCTGAAGGCGGTCTCCCTCAGGAAGAACTTCTCCGATGCGCGCAACAACCTGGGCGTCAACTATCTGGAGATGAAGCGCTGGGATGACGCCATCAACCAGTTCAAGGTGGTGCAGGACGACATCTTCTACCAGGGACAGGACAACGCCGCCATAAACCTGGGGCTCGCCTACCTCGGGAAGGGGGATTACCCCCATGCCCTTGAGGTGCTGCGCGGCCAGGTCGGCAAAAACGGCAACGATCCCCGTACCAGGCTGAACCTCGGACGCGTCTACTTCGCCATGGACAAGACCGAGCTTGCCGTAGAGGAGTACCAGAAGGCGCTTAGGCTTGCGCCGACCTACGCGAGCGCCCATTACCACATGGGGCTAGCGCAGATGAAGCTCAAAAACGCCGAAGCGGCCAGGAACGCGTTTCAGGATGTTGTGCGTCTGGCCCCGGATTCCGAGATCGGGCAGCTCTCCAGGGAGTACCTGGACCTGCTCAAGGTGAGGTAA
- the ndk gene encoding nucleoside-diphosphate kinase gives MERTFAIIKPDAVERNVTGKVLAMIEEGGFKIVGMKKILLSKSQVEGFYYVHKERPFFGDLCAFMSRGPVITLVLEKENAIADWRTLMGATNPANAAEGTIRKSLGVSIEENTVHGSDSPESASFEIPYFFNQLELV, from the coding sequence ATGGAAAGAACATTTGCCATCATAAAGCCTGACGCAGTCGAGAGAAACGTGACCGGCAAGGTCCTCGCCATGATCGAAGAAGGTGGCTTCAAGATCGTCGGCATGAAGAAGATCCTGCTCTCCAAGAGCCAGGTCGAAGGGTTCTACTACGTTCACAAAGAGCGTCCGTTCTTCGGCGACCTCTGCGCGTTCATGTCCCGCGGCCCGGTGATCACCCTGGTGCTGGAGAAGGAAAACGCCATCGCCGACTGGCGTACCCTCATGGGTGCAACCAACCCGGCCAACGCCGCGGAAGGTACCATCCGCAAGTCCCTGGGTGTCAGCATCGAGGAGAACACCGTACACGGCTCCGATTCCCCCGAGTCCGCTTCCTTCGAAATCCCGTATTTCTTCAACCAGCTGGAACTGGTTTAA